A single Bacteroidota bacterium DNA region contains:
- a CDS encoding asparagine synthase-related protein: MIKEITVENLDTRTFIDEKVSEIKQTVSTGLAINALSGGVDSSTVTMLGHRALGKRLRTVFIENGLMREGEPEQVVHFFEKLGVRVEVIDASQEFFAALKGLTDPEAKREAITQTFYRYVFGRLVKESGAKHLLQGTILTDVDETVAGIKRQHNVFEQLGINPQEAFGYHIIEPLIQLRKDGVRKVGKALGLPEGLFDRIPFPGPALSARVIGEVTPDRIATVRKATVIVERLLKSTGAFQYMAILHEDRVTGMRDGKRDFGQQIEVRCWDSIDARTATPTKLPFELLEKLANEVIRQVPGVVSITYNITTKPPSTIEAV, translated from the coding sequence ATGATTAAAGAGATCACAGTTGAAAATCTTGACACAAGGACCTTCATTGATGAGAAGGTCAGTGAGATTAAACAGACAGTCAGTACTGGACTGGCTATTAACGCGCTCTCAGGAGGCGTTGATTCATCCACTGTGACCATGCTTGGGCATCGAGCCCTGGGCAAACGTCTCAGGACTGTCTTCATCGAAAACGGGTTGATGCGTGAAGGCGAGCCTGAACAGGTGGTGCATTTCTTCGAAAAACTTGGTGTCAGGGTGGAAGTCATCGATGCCAGTCAGGAGTTTTTCGCAGCACTAAAAGGACTCACCGACCCGGAAGCAAAACGTGAGGCAATCACGCAAACCTTTTACCGGTACGTCTTCGGCCGACTTGTGAAGGAAAGCGGGGCAAAACATCTGCTCCAGGGAACTATACTTACTGATGTTGATGAGACTGTGGCGGGCATCAAACGGCAGCACAATGTCTTCGAGCAGCTTGGCATAAATCCGCAGGAAGCTTTCGGTTACCATATTATAGAACCGCTCATTCAGTTACGGAAGGATGGGGTCAGAAAAGTCGGCAAAGCACTCGGATTGCCTGAAGGACTGTTTGACCGCATACCATTCCCCGGACCGGCCCTGTCAGCGCGCGTTATAGGCGAAGTGACACCCGATCGCATAGCAACAGTCCGCAAAGCTACCGTCATAGTCGAACGATTGCTGAAAAGCACCGGCGCATTTCAATATATGGCCATCCTGCATGAAGACCGCGTGACCGGTATGCGTGACGGCAAGCGCGATTTCGGGCAACAAATTGAAGTACGCTGCTGGGACAGCATCGATGCACGGACAGCTACACCAACAAAGCTTCCCTTCGAATTGCTTGAAAAACTTGCGAACGAAGTTATCCGGCAGGTGCCAGGTGTAGTAAGCATCACATATAATATCACAACCAAACCTCCTTCAACCATCGAGGCTGTCTAA